One Phoenix dactylifera cultivar Barhee BC4 chromosome 14, palm_55x_up_171113_PBpolish2nd_filt_p, whole genome shotgun sequence DNA window includes the following coding sequences:
- the LOC103695877 gene encoding transcription factor FAMA has translation MDKEVNHPSSFAPLDYSLDHQLQHSRQQENLENGIEMVDYMLSNPQPQTQISFDKLSFADVMQFADFGPKLALNQSKISEDENYFLKFQVLGDKLPEDPLMAPPPPPPVQVDGGEDRFGRTSLDSKGMTMEEEKPEEREEEGRFSENVSSVQQLRSVGGVEKAGALETKNRRKRPRSMKTSEEVESQRMTHIAVERNRRRQMNEHLRVLRSLMPGSYVQRGDQASIIGGAIEFVRELEQLLQCLESQKRRRLFGGSEASKTMMEGPPLPLPQFHQQPFYPSLPIPNGDHMKVLDLGPSGGLREEMAENKSCLADIEVRVLGFDAMIKILSRRRPGQLLKTIAALEDLQFNILHTNITTIEQTVLYSFNVKIAGETRCTAEDIANSVQQILSFIDASTL, from the exons ATGGACAAAGAG GTAAACCATCCGTCCAGTTTCGCACCCCTCGACTACTCTTTGGACCACCAACTCCAGCATAGCAGGCAGCAGGAGAACTTGGAGAACGGCATCGAGATGGTGGACTACATGCTGAGCAACCCCCAACCCCAGACTCAGATCTCCTTCGACAAGCTGAGCTTCGCCGACGTGATGCAGTTCGCTGACTTTGGACCCAAGCTCGCACTGAACCAGTCGAAGATCTCGGAGGACGAGAACTACTTCCTCAAATTCCAGGTCTTGGGCGACAAGTTGCCGGAGGACCCCTTAATGGCACCACCTCCTCCACCACCAGTGCAAGTCGACGGCGGGGAGGATAGGTTTGGAAGGACGAGCTTGGATAGTAAGGGAATGACCATGGAGGAGGAAAAAccggaggaaagagaagaagagggtcGGTTCTCTGAGAATGTCTCCTCGGTGCAACAGCTACGTTCAGTCGGTGGGGTTGAGAAGGCAGGTGCCTTGGAGACAAAGAATCGAAGGAAGAGGCCTAGGTCGATGAAGACAAGCGAGGAGGTGGAGAGCCAAAGGATGACTCACATTGCAGTGGAACGTAACAGAAGGCGGCAGATGAACGAGCATCTCAGAGTGTTGAGATCTCTCATGCCGGGATCGTACGTGCAAAGG GGAGACCAGGCATCCATTATCGGCGGTGCCATAGAGTTTGTTAGAGAACTTGAGCAACTACTTCAGTGCTTAGAATCGCAAAAGAGACGGAGACTTTTTGGGGGCAGCGAAGCATCTAAAACAATGATGGAAGGTCCTCCACTGCCCCTCCCGCAGTTCCACCAGCAGCCCTTCTACCCATCCCTCCCGATTCCCAACGGCGATCACATGAAGGTCCTCGATCTCGGTCCCAGCGGTGGCCTCCGGGAGGAGATGGCTGAGAACAAATCCTGCCTCGCTGACATTGAGGTCAGGGTGCTCGGTTTCGATGCGATGATCAAGATCCTATCTCGGAGGCGGCCCGGGCAACTCCTCAAGACCATAGCAGCCCTCGAAGACTTGCAGTTTAACATACTACACACCAACATCACCACCATAGAGCAAACTGTTCTCTACTCTTTCAATGTCAAG ATTGCAGGTGAAACAAGATGCACTGCTGAAGACATTGCGAACTCAGTCCAGCAGATACTCAGCTTCATCGACGCAAGCACGCTATGA